One Phyllopteryx taeniolatus isolate TA_2022b chromosome 3, UOR_Ptae_1.2, whole genome shotgun sequence genomic window, TTGTCACACCAGGAATGTCTGGAAGACCTTGTGGAGGGGTCTTGGCCAGAGGAGAGGTGCGACACCCCAGCAGGAATTTTCGGTCATAGATAATCCTGGTACCTTAAGTGCGGAAAGACAAATATGCAATTAAAAactatgaattaaaaaaagaaagcactTTTTAATGCATGCTCCGGAAACATAAGGtctgttttcatccatccatccatccattttctattccgctTTTTCCCGTTCACTGGAATCCATCCCAGCTGACAAATGCCACAGACGGCAGCCTGGACTGCTTGCCAGTCAATCAAACGGCAAAAACAGACAAGGGTTCGCACTCCCACGATCGCACCGTCGCTGAGTGGGAGCTCAACCCGCGCTGCCTGCACCCAAGTCGGTTAAGTGTGTCACGACACCAAAAAGTGACTCACAAAACCTGTTTTCATCTACAAAAACACATCGCGGCTGAAGGGAgcgcaaagcaaaaaaagtaacaaaatgtaGCTGaggagcattttttaaaaacatttttcaaaacttatttttttacatcagaaaATATTACACATTCTATCTGAGCTATAAATAAAAGGCTAGCAATGACACTGATGAATACAAATTCATTTGACATCTTAAATATTTAaagaatgaaataaataaatagaaacatGATAGAAACTTTATTCATCTGACACCGGAGGGtgataaaatatgtatttgacAAGGCTCACATTAAATTTTacctcaaataaaatacaaaaaaaaataaaaatttcaccaAATTAAAGGAAAAATAAACCACACACATTTATACTTAAAATAAAACGACCAGCAGCAATTCATTTTCGGTTTACTGAATTTGAAATTGCTCTACTGTTGAGTCCTGTGATTGAAGTTGGaatgaatcatttttttcctaagCATTTTTCTGACTGATGGGAGGAGAGGGCTCCTCTGACTGCTCGTACAGATCGGACAGCAGATTTTGTGGCGAACCAACTCGCTTGATGTGATATTGTGAAACCACAACATACACTTTTTGCAGCTGTATCAGGTATACTATATATTGATAACATCTCTATACAGGACTGTATGTTAATATCGACACTGGAGCCTTGGGAGTCAAACGGCCTTGGAAGTCTCTAAAGTTGTGATGTCAGTGTAACACGCATCAATTAAATGTTCAATTGATTTGATAGATAAAGAAAGAGGCAGCACTGTAGACTAGCGGTTAGCGCCTTACAGTTTTGAGGGTCGGGGTTCGAATACCTGCTcgggcctttctgtgtggcgtttgcaaaCACGCTTGATAGCTTCattgaaaactttaaaatatttcagTAGGCTTgtgaccagtccatggtgtacctcgcctcacgccaaaagtcagctggaaaaGGTCACTCGAgtcgtgaccctaatgaggatagcGGTGTAGGAAAATGgattgaacaaataaaaacaaacaaacaaacactaaaTAACCTTTACAAAATGATCTATCAAGTTTCTTCAAGGCGAAGATTTAAAATTCTTGGAGTGAGTTAAATACAACCAAGAAACGGGGAAATGTTTGTTGGGAAGTCGATAATGTTTGTTCAGATATCAagaattttccaaataaaaaaaaaagacgtgcaATAATGACTAATTGATAATTATTTTACGGAAGACACTCGATGAGCATTCCTAAGGATAACTCAATGAGCGGAAGTAACGTCACACCaactaaccaactaactaactaacccacCCACCACAGTATAATTTTCACATTACTTGCATGCAGTACTAAAAACTTACTGATTTTTGTTACTACTGCCGtccgattttttttgttcttggaCTGCTGCTCTTTCTACTTGAAGAGTGTACGAGCAGAAGAGAACTtaattgggcttttttttttttttttttaaccaaaacgTCGCTCTCTTCAAGCTTAGCATTCATTAGCCTAGCTTGCGACAGGAGGCGCAGTAAAACACGCCGCATTCATTCTGTAACATGACACAAATGTCCCACAAATGACCGAGGTGCTGGTGAATAATACATGTACGTACCACCGGGCGTGGTGCTGAAGAAGGTGCCCCCGGGAGTGGTGGAGTAATCTTGGGGCATGTGCTCGGCGTCGTGGATGGCCACCGTCCTGCTCGACGGGATGGCCGTAGCGTTGCTCGTCTGGCAGTCGGTGGTGGACATGTTCTCCAAATAACACGTTTGAAAACAACGGGGGGGGGGATAGAGCTAACTAAACtcaactcaaaaaaaaaaaaaaaaaaaaaaaaatctgctttaGCTCAAGTGCACCAGGACAATCGGGCTTCCACCACCAGTTTTTTCCACCCCTGTTTTGCAAATAAATACCTGCTATCCTTAAGTGCAAAAATTTGGGATGGGTATGAAGAAAATGTCACAATTCAGCATGCACCCACACATACACGGGTGTTCAggttctttgtttaaaaaaaaaaaaaaaaaaaaaaaaaagaaaagcaaaccatgaGGAAGAGACACCAGACAGGCTTCGGAACTTCCACCAGTAGAGGACACGGCGAGTGTACGCCGCCTCCAAGTGGACATCAGCGTGTACTGCACCGGGCTGGAAACCAAGCAACCTTCAGGGACAGCATTCATTCCAATGAGTGAGTACCTCTctcatatatacatacacactagtactgaaatgctctcatgcaAACACTGAAATGCTGtcacacacaacacattttttttcactcacacgcacaactgaattttgttgttgttgttcacgtCCACtagtgaaacacacacacacacacacacacacactcattactGTAGTGCTCTCACATGTAACTGCATATTTTTCCACTGAaaatcacgcacacacaccactggAACACTCTCATATCCATAACTGAAAATGCATCGATTGTCTTTTTTTAGTGTAGAACTGCAGAAAACTACATTATTATGAGTGATTGTTACATTttcacatatttaatgtatgtgTCTCATCAGAAAGAAAGCACGCAAACACATTGCATTTCTTTATTAATTTTGTAAATGTTGAGCTGGTGTACAGAGTAGGTTGTCAACAGATGTTCTTGGATTTGATTGGATtgaaagatatatatattttttgtacatGTCGACTTAAAATTCATGTTCAAGTCcccataaaaataataaaaaaatgcaaacaaaacaagttCAAATACCCGCCAGACCCTTATTCATCCTCAGGTGTAGGCATTACCCAGAAGTCAACAGTCTCTTTGTAGCTACATCTGTAGGTTTGATGCTAAAAGTACATCCATAACATAACTAGAATCCCAGTTGACACGTAAGGGTGCATAGCATTctaagtaaatatatatatattctcatatatattcattttatatatatccttttatgttaaaaacattttctgtgcatgtgtgcatttgCATTCCTTAGTATTGAGTAATATGCTATTGcgttaatatccatccattctaaaaggaatatacagtacatgtcttCCCTAATTTTTGCAATGGAAATATTTTTGCATGAATCGGTGCATGGCGTCACTTCAGTAGTCTCTTGATCAGTAATAAAGGATCCCTCTGCgtgcacataaaaacaatcctCCACATTCAACGTGTCACCATGTGGAAGCCTTTGAAAGAATATATCGTACAGTATTGGGTAAGGCGTGGGGGAGTGGATTGGGGTGGACTGCGTTgagggaaaatacttttcatcgTCTAACAATATTGGAGCCAGCAAGATACTCTGTTGCACCATCTATTGTCTTCTTAATAGATCCCCAACCACCACCCAAACCCTGACATCAGTAGCAGCCCCTGCTTCAAAATCCCAAAGCCCTTATGAGCAGAACATAAGGAGGAGTACAGCATTACACTTTTTCTTGGGCTCATTGATGTATTGAAACGCATCAAATAGAAAATATAATATGGAGGGATGTGAAAAAACAaaccacagcaacaacaaaaaaaagacgtttGTGGCTTCATTCCAATTATGTTTGCAATGAGGGTGATGATCAACAGCAAATACAGAGTGTACACTATACTTTCATCGACTATAGTATAGcgtaacattaacattaacacaTACCAATTACAGCATTTCCAAGAATTTACATTCATCTGTGgctgctaaaaaacaaacacatagagTAATAGATCCATGTTTATTGCAACTTTTTGTGTGATGAGTATTTGGTAGTAAAAAGaactagatttaaaaaaaaaaaaaaaaaaaagaaaaggattgCAAGTTGTCAAATGATATGAGATTGCACATTTACCGAGGTAAATCAATCTTTAAACTTGGGGTCTATCTTTTACTGTgactaacaaaataaacagtgaGCACTATAAcagtaatataaaataaacagcCTCTTTCAATGACTTTGAACATAGTTTTGAAAGAGGCAAAGTGATCACATGTGCAATTCTAATGTACTGACATCATTTCTGAATGGAGTAAAGCTGCGACGAACCAAACCGAAGGCCCAACCGTGACCCCCGGAATCCTCTCTCCATGCCCTTTTATTAGCGCACTTATTGCTTCCTCTCAGCACCAGACACGACAACAACTAAACACGCTCGAGCGAGCGAGGGCGGGCTCACAGTCGCGGGTGGGTCTCTCTTCACAGTGATCGCTGGCCGACTCTGCTACACGTCCACGGGTGGCCAAGGAGACAAACACGAGAGCTCAACACAACCACGACCCTTGCCAACACAGGTGACATACGATTAGCTTCATGGATGGGGGTGACATTGGAGGCTATTAGGGGGcttggggtggtggtggtgttggtggtcggtgtgtgtgtgtgtgtgtgtgtgtgtgtgtggggagggggggggggcaggactGCTACATTGTTTCAGGTCATAATGGGAAGCACAAGTTGCATTCTGGCTCATACTGATGAACACAAACCTCACGAGGACAAGAAAAATGGGACTTAACTTCTCCAGGTTACCTGCCACCGACGATGTCTTATTGCGGGAAGGTCGCACCCGTGTGCACCCTCCTTCACGTCCAAACACACCAAATACGTGACTGACAACATGTCTAACGCTCTACATGGCAAATTAGAGGCTTGGGGGGTGCACATGGAAAGCATGGGAAAGGTTAGGTCACATTTGTATGTTGCTGTCCACACAAAGATATATATAATAGTATAAGTTCAAATTGAACGGGAGAAGAGGGACAAATACCATAGCAGCATCAGTAGGATCTTAACAACAATGGAACACTGCAGTTTAGTGCATACCATAATATGTACAAGACACATAAATGCTCAGGTAATGGTTGTAGTACTGTCAGGTTCCAATTTGTAGTGATGCTTTTTGCTGGAGGAGAGGTCATAGGTCGCCTCCACATGGAACGCTACCGTAgctgtttttgctcccattttgcGGAACAAAGTATCCTGGTTTTAGAAAATGTCTCCCAAATGGATCACACAAAGCCCACATTGCATGCCTGTATCCACACAGCcaaatcaccccccccccccccccccccaccccctcgcaCCCCCCGCACCCACAACAACCTTCGGTATTTCGAGTTAAAGACAGGCCATGCGGTGGCAGTCGCTCATGCTGACATAGACAACAGGAAGCATGTTTTGGgtgctacttttttttgtgtctcttTTTATAGGAAATCATGCTTCTAGTTTAGTAGTTGATCATTTGTCC contains:
- the eif4ebp1 gene encoding eukaryotic translation initiation factor 4E-binding protein 1, translating into MSTTDCQTSNATAIPSSRTVAIHDAEHMPQDYSTTPGGTFFSTTPGGTRIIYDRKFLLGCRTSPLAKTPPQGLPDIPGVTSPPSAGANEKKASDGELLNSSGAAACNTTGDDAQFEMDI